A genomic window from Streptomyces sp. MST-110588 includes:
- a CDS encoding DUF6314 family protein, whose translation MPTELGPDPRPGPGLTPDPRPLPDPDADPEPDPTRLHPVPDAAAFLAGRWTVERSLLDVRTGACGSFRGTADFRPVQPTAPAGPADPDPAAPAGPTAPFGTGAVLLHAEEGELTWGATVTRASRTLRLCPRPDGTADVTFADGRPFHDLDLRTGHWTTRHPCAQDLYGGTFTVRSADEWHLRWQVNGPAKTQLLRSVYRRVHRPAD comes from the coding sequence ATGCCCACAGAGCTCGGCCCCGACCCGCGTCCCGGACCCGGACTCACCCCTGATCCGCGCCCCCTACCCGACCCTGACGCCGACCCTGAGCCCGACCCCACCCGCCTCCACCCCGTCCCCGACGCCGCCGCGTTCCTGGCCGGCCGGTGGACGGTCGAACGCAGCCTCCTCGACGTCCGTACGGGCGCCTGCGGCAGTTTCCGCGGCACCGCCGACTTCCGCCCCGTGCAACCCACCGCCCCTGCCGGCCCGGCCGACCCCGACCCCGCCGCCCCAGCCGGCCCCACCGCCCCGTTCGGCACCGGAGCGGTCCTGCTGCATGCGGAGGAAGGCGAGCTGACCTGGGGCGCGACGGTCACCCGGGCGAGCCGTACGCTGCGCCTGTGCCCACGCCCGGACGGCACCGCCGACGTCACCTTCGCCGACGGCCGCCCCTTCCACGACCTGGACCTGCGCACCGGCCACTGGACGACCCGCCATCCCTGCGCCCAGGACCTGTACGGCGGAACCTTCACCGTCCGCTCGGCCGACGAGTGGCATCTGCGGTGGCAGGTGAACGGACCGGCCAAGACCCAGCTTCTGCGGTCGGTCTACCGGCGCGTCCACCGTCCCGCCGACTGA
- a CDS encoding polysaccharide deacetylase family protein, translated as MVRHIAEQFGDDVVVMVDSTNGLLDGTLRAAGLRVFRLDPWDLPPRSAQGFSEALEMARRGLSGGDGLVETNDDSGTLTGRLDELRAGIAASADVAAELAGRGKFLERGPGVRRQVALTFDDGPTPPYTHRVLDILREYRVPATFFCVGLHAHTDPDSIVRIAEAGHGIGNHTWSHPFLPDLRRDEVLFQLESTNKAIEKVTGAPVEFLRPPYGSRTPESLTWLADQGMTTVLWDRDSCDWAMPGVDSIVDNALDGITNGSVVLMHDGGGDRSQTVAALPRIIEALIEDDYELVTVDRLTAADRPAADG; from the coding sequence ATGGTGCGCCATATCGCGGAGCAATTCGGTGACGATGTCGTCGTCATGGTGGACAGCACGAACGGGCTGCTCGACGGTACCCTGCGCGCGGCCGGACTGCGCGTCTTCCGCCTGGACCCCTGGGATCTGCCGCCACGTTCGGCGCAGGGATTCAGCGAGGCGCTGGAGATGGCGCGGCGCGGCCTGTCCGGCGGGGATGGCCTGGTGGAGACCAACGACGATTCCGGTACGCTCACGGGCCGCCTGGACGAACTCCGGGCCGGGATAGCGGCCAGCGCCGATGTGGCCGCGGAACTCGCCGGCCGCGGGAAATTCCTGGAACGCGGACCCGGCGTACGGCGGCAGGTGGCCCTGACATTCGACGACGGACCGACTCCGCCCTACACCCATCGCGTCCTGGACATCCTGCGGGAATACCGCGTACCGGCCACCTTCTTCTGTGTCGGTCTGCACGCCCACACCGACCCGGATTCGATCGTGCGTATCGCGGAAGCCGGACACGGCATAGGAAACCACACCTGGTCACATCCCTTCCTGCCCGATCTGCGGCGTGACGAGGTGCTCTTCCAACTGGAGTCGACGAACAAGGCGATCGAGAAAGTGACCGGCGCGCCCGTGGAATTCCTCCGGCCGCCGTACGGTTCCCGTACCCCCGAATCGCTGACCTGGCTCGCGGACCAGGGGATGACCACGGTTCTGTGGGACCGGGATTCGTGTGACTGGGCGATGCCGGGCGTGGATTCCATCGTCGACAACGCCCTGGACGGCATCACCAACGGCTCGGTCGTCCTCATGCACGACGGTGGCGGGGACCGGTCGCAGACCGTGGCGGCCCTCCCGCGCATCATCGAGGCGCTCATCGAGGACGATTACGAACTCGTGACGGTCGACCGGCTGACGGCGGCCGACCGGCCGGCGGCGGACGGCTGA
- a CDS encoding (2Fe-2S) ferredoxin domain-containing protein, giving the protein MISKRSGRPAVESSCRITVCRGCCCGDPRKVPGVDHAGQIPRLRAALAGVAQVRASDCLDVCDQANVVVVQPSPAGRAAGGRPVWLGLVNDDEALEDIAAWIRAGGPGVAEPPGVLDLYAFTVSRRVREALEG; this is encoded by the coding sequence ATGATCAGCAAGCGTTCCGGCCGGCCGGCCGTCGAGTCCTCCTGCCGGATCACCGTGTGCCGTGGCTGCTGCTGTGGTGATCCGCGCAAGGTTCCTGGCGTCGATCATGCCGGTCAGATCCCGCGGCTGCGGGCGGCGCTGGCCGGGGTGGCGCAGGTGCGCGCGTCGGACTGTCTGGATGTCTGCGATCAGGCCAATGTGGTGGTGGTCCAGCCGTCACCGGCCGGGCGGGCCGCGGGCGGACGACCCGTGTGGCTGGGGCTGGTCAACGACGACGAGGCGCTGGAGGACATCGCGGCCTGGATACGCGCCGGCGGACCGGGCGTCGCGGAACCGCCCGGGGTGCTGGACCTGTACGCCTTCACCGTGTCGCGGCGGGTGCGCGAGGCGCTGGAGGGCTGA
- a CDS encoding aldo/keto reductase, protein MEKRTFDKAGRQASVVGLGTWQLGADWGTVDEDEALAILRAAVESGVTFLDTADVYGDGRSERLIGRFLREFRGGLQDQSPGGSRIGDAPDILVATKMGRRGAQDPAEFTLDNFRAWTDRSRDHLGVDTLDLVQLHCPPTPVFGSDAVYDALDTLVEEKRIAAYGVSVETCDEALTALTRPHVVSVQIILNAFRRKPLERVLPAARAAGVGIIARVPLASGLLSGKYRHDSAFGADDHRSYNRHGEAFDAGETFSGVDYDSGVRAAREFAQLAPQGMTPAQAALRWVIQQPGVTTVIPGARTVEQARANAAAATLPPLPGPTLGAIEALYDREIRAQVHHRW, encoded by the coding sequence GTGGAAAAGCGAACATTCGACAAAGCGGGACGGCAGGCATCGGTCGTCGGCCTCGGCACCTGGCAGCTAGGAGCGGACTGGGGCACGGTGGACGAGGACGAGGCCCTGGCGATCCTCCGCGCCGCGGTGGAATCCGGCGTGACGTTCCTGGACACGGCGGACGTCTACGGCGACGGCCGCAGCGAGCGGCTGATCGGCCGGTTCCTCCGCGAGTTCCGGGGCGGACTTCAGGACCAATCCCCGGGCGGGTCCAGGATCGGCGACGCCCCCGACATCCTCGTCGCCACCAAGATGGGCCGCCGGGGCGCACAGGATCCGGCCGAGTTCACCTTGGACAACTTCCGCGCCTGGACGGACCGTTCACGGGACCATCTCGGGGTCGACACCCTGGATTTGGTGCAGCTCCACTGTCCGCCGACCCCGGTGTTCGGCTCGGACGCGGTGTACGACGCGCTGGACACCCTGGTCGAGGAGAAACGTATCGCCGCATACGGAGTGAGCGTGGAGACATGTGACGAGGCACTCACCGCGCTGACCCGGCCCCACGTCGTGAGCGTACAGATCATCCTCAACGCGTTCCGCCGCAAGCCACTGGAACGGGTCCTGCCCGCGGCCCGGGCGGCCGGTGTGGGCATCATCGCCCGTGTCCCGCTGGCATCCGGTCTGCTGTCGGGGAAGTACCGGCACGACTCGGCCTTCGGCGCCGACGACCACCGCTCCTACAACCGGCACGGCGAGGCGTTCGACGCCGGTGAGACGTTCTCCGGCGTGGACTACGACAGCGGGGTGCGGGCGGCGCGGGAGTTCGCCCAGCTCGCGCCCCAGGGCATGACACCGGCGCAGGCGGCACTGCGCTGGGTGATCCAGCAGCCCGGTGTGACCACGGTGATTCCGGGCGCGCGTACGGTCGAGCAGGCCCGGGCCAACGCCGCCGCCGCGACACTGCCACCGCTGCCCGGACCCACCTTGGGGGCGATCGAGGCCCTGTACGACCGGGAGATCCGCGCCCAGGTACATCACCGCTGGTGA
- a CDS encoding polysaccharide deacetylase family protein, with amino-acid sequence MLYSGISWSATGYEIDVVDEDGRRAASALRFAPGRTEDMIEHLRDIGRTGPLVTVVESTNGILDGRMMAAGLKVYRADPDLLPERPLFGSVAAGVLADLARRDLSALAELERNRGTQTGREADLESGIAASTAQVAALTGAGRCLDHGTRDRKEIALTFDDGPLPPYTGQVLDVLERYGVPATFFCVGMNAGAHAEDLVRMREQRHSMGNHTWSHPFLPELSRAQLHEQIDRTGDAIARAGGGAAPTLFRPPYGSRTPEVMGWLADRASTVVLWDVAPDDWAMPGAQTIARTVLEQARPGSVVLLHDGGGDRSQTVAALPPIIEGLLARGFRFVRVEDLMTVAA; translated from the coding sequence TTGCTGTACTCGGGAATTTCTTGGAGTGCCACCGGCTACGAGATCGACGTGGTCGACGAGGACGGCCGCCGGGCGGCATCCGCGCTGCGTTTCGCCCCGGGCCGCACCGAGGACATGATCGAGCACCTGCGGGACATCGGGCGCACGGGTCCGCTGGTCACGGTCGTGGAGAGCACCAACGGCATCCTCGACGGCCGCATGATGGCCGCGGGGCTGAAGGTCTACCGCGCGGACCCGGATCTGCTGCCCGAGCGCCCGCTGTTCGGGTCGGTGGCGGCCGGCGTCCTGGCGGATCTCGCCCGGCGGGATCTGTCAGCGCTGGCCGAGCTGGAACGGAACAGGGGCACCCAGACCGGCCGGGAGGCCGACCTGGAGTCGGGCATCGCGGCGAGTACGGCGCAGGTGGCGGCACTGACCGGCGCCGGACGCTGCCTGGACCACGGGACACGGGACCGCAAGGAGATCGCCCTCACCTTCGACGACGGCCCGCTCCCGCCCTACACCGGTCAGGTCCTGGACGTACTGGAGCGCTACGGCGTTCCCGCGACCTTCTTCTGCGTCGGCATGAACGCGGGCGCCCACGCCGAGGACCTGGTACGGATGCGGGAGCAGCGGCACTCAATGGGCAACCACACCTGGTCGCACCCCTTCCTTCCCGAACTGTCCCGTGCGCAGTTGCACGAACAGATCGACCGCACCGGGGACGCCATCGCCCGGGCCGGCGGTGGCGCCGCGCCGACGCTGTTCCGGCCGCCGTACGGTTCGCGTACCCCCGAAGTGATGGGCTGGCTGGCCGACCGCGCGTCGACGGTCGTGCTGTGGGACGTCGCGCCGGACGACTGGGCCATGCCCGGCGCGCAGACCATCGCCCGGACGGTGCTGGAGCAGGCCCGGCCGGGCTCCGTCGTCCTGCTGCACGACGGTGGCGGGGACCGCTCGCAGACCGTCGCCGCCCTTCCTCCGATCATCGAGGGCCTGTTGGCGCGCGGATTCCGTTTCGTGCGGGTCGAGGACCTGATGACGGTCGCCGCCTGA
- a CDS encoding D-arabinono-1,4-lactone oxidase, with the protein MPTTCVANVNWASNVTYGATRIHRPRTLDQVRRTVGRSERIRALGSGHSFSLVADTTGELMRLDGLPRTVRIDPARSTVTLSAGLRYAELAGILHRAGYALANLASLPHISVAGSCATGTHGSGDTQRCLAASVAGLRLVGPEGDLTELRRDTDPHTFAGSVVALGALGIVTELTLDIEPAYEMTQRVRVAVPLDEVADRPDAVFGAAYSVSVFTDWRSGTAQVWLKARTDDGSGAGAVTGWNGGRAAARPVHPVPGMPPEFSTEQLGTAGPWYARLPHFRPELTPGAGEELQSEYFLPRDAAPAAFAAIRALAGRVAPVLHIAEVRTVRADDLWLSPAYGRDTVTFHFTWIKELPAVLPVISAVEEALMPLGARPHWAKLTTVPASRVVPLYERSPEFEQLLRKYDPAGKFRNAFVDSLFPTG; encoded by the coding sequence ATGCCGACGACGTGCGTCGCCAACGTGAACTGGGCCAGCAACGTCACCTACGGAGCCACACGGATCCACCGTCCCCGTACGCTCGACCAAGTACGCCGCACCGTCGGAAGGAGCGAGCGGATACGGGCCCTGGGCAGCGGCCACTCCTTCAGCCTCGTCGCCGACACCACCGGTGAACTGATGCGTCTGGACGGCCTGCCGCGCACCGTGCGCATTGACCCGGCCCGCTCGACCGTGACCCTGTCCGCCGGTCTGCGCTACGCCGAGCTCGCCGGCATCCTGCACCGCGCCGGCTACGCGCTGGCCAACCTCGCCTCGCTGCCGCACATCTCGGTCGCCGGATCCTGTGCGACCGGCACCCACGGCTCCGGCGACACCCAGCGCTGCCTCGCCGCCTCGGTCGCCGGTCTGCGCCTGGTCGGCCCGGAAGGGGACCTGACCGAGCTGCGCCGGGACACCGACCCGCACACCTTCGCGGGGTCGGTCGTGGCGCTCGGCGCGCTCGGCATCGTCACCGAACTGACCTTGGACATCGAGCCCGCCTACGAGATGACGCAGCGGGTCCGCGTCGCCGTGCCCCTGGACGAGGTCGCGGACCGGCCGGACGCCGTCTTCGGCGCCGCCTACAGCGTCAGCGTCTTCACCGACTGGCGCAGCGGCACGGCGCAGGTCTGGCTCAAGGCCCGGACCGACGACGGGAGCGGGGCCGGAGCAGTCACCGGGTGGAACGGCGGCCGGGCCGCGGCGCGGCCGGTCCATCCGGTCCCCGGCATGCCCCCGGAATTCAGCACCGAGCAGTTGGGGACCGCCGGCCCCTGGTACGCACGGCTGCCTCACTTCCGGCCCGAGCTCACGCCGGGTGCGGGCGAGGAGCTGCAGTCCGAGTACTTCCTGCCGCGCGACGCGGCTCCGGCCGCCTTCGCCGCGATCCGCGCCCTCGCCGGCCGGGTGGCGCCGGTGCTGCACATCGCCGAGGTCCGTACGGTGCGCGCCGACGACCTGTGGCTGAGCCCCGCGTACGGCCGTGACACCGTCACGTTCCACTTCACCTGGATCAAGGAACTGCCGGCCGTGCTGCCGGTGATCAGCGCGGTCGAGGAGGCGCTGATGCCGCTGGGCGCCCGGCCGCACTGGGCCAAACTGACCACGGTGCCCGCCTCTCGGGTCGTCCCGCTCTACGAACGGTCCCCGGAGTTCGAACAGTTGCTGCGCAAGTACGACCCGGCCGGGAAGTTCCGCAACGCCTTCGTGGACAGCCTCTTCCCCACCGGATGA
- a CDS encoding cytochrome P450, giving the protein MPGPKGLPLLASMIDLRRDTLGTFERARREHGDVVRLVAGPPGLRSVFYAVFSPAGAQQVLATGSTVFRKDHPFYEEVRQSLGNGLLTSQDADYLRQRRLVQPLFTKRRVDGYAGTVAEEAAAVADRWRAALAPSTPAEAPAGGTAGAWATVDLVTEMNRLALRTVSRVLFGTDVEAAVEVVHRCLPVINTYVVRRGFSPLRPPRHWPTPGNRRAADATARMFEVCDRIIARRRRTNGVPAAAAQEGEDLLTLLARAGNEEDGRLDATEMREQVLIFLLAGHETTATSMAFTLHLLSRHPQEQRRAREEVDRVLGGRAPTADDLGRLPYLTRVLKEAMRLYPAAPVISRRSVEAARIGGFRVPAGADVIVSPWVTQRNPELWPEPERFDPERFTAEQEAARHRYTWFPFGGGPRACIGQYFSMLESLSAIAVLLRAYEFEAVDAHVPVAAGITLQAKGPARVRLRQRT; this is encoded by the coding sequence ATACCGGGCCCCAAAGGCCTCCCCTTACTGGCGTCCATGATCGACCTGCGGCGCGACACCCTCGGCACCTTCGAACGCGCGCGGCGCGAACATGGCGACGTGGTCCGTCTCGTCGCCGGCCCGCCCGGCCTCCGTAGCGTCTTCTACGCGGTCTTCTCGCCCGCGGGCGCCCAACAGGTCCTGGCCACCGGGTCCACGGTCTTCCGCAAGGACCACCCCTTCTACGAAGAAGTCCGGCAGTCCTTGGGCAACGGCCTCCTCACCAGTCAGGACGCCGACTACCTCCGCCAACGGCGGCTGGTGCAACCGCTGTTCACCAAGCGCCGGGTCGACGGGTACGCCGGAACCGTCGCCGAGGAAGCCGCCGCCGTCGCCGACCGCTGGCGCGCCGCCCTCGCCCCCTCCACCCCTGCCGAAGCCCCGGCCGGAGGTACTGCCGGCGCCTGGGCCACCGTGGACCTCGTCACGGAGATGAACCGCCTCGCGCTGCGCACGGTCTCCCGTGTCCTCTTCGGTACGGATGTGGAGGCGGCCGTGGAAGTCGTGCACCGCTGCCTCCCGGTCATCAACACGTACGTGGTGCGGCGCGGCTTCTCGCCGCTGCGCCCGCCCCGGCACTGGCCCACGCCCGGCAACCGGCGGGCCGCGGACGCCACGGCCCGCATGTTCGAGGTCTGCGACCGCATCATCGCCCGGCGGCGGCGTACGAACGGGGTGCCGGCCGCGGCGGCACAGGAGGGCGAGGACCTGCTGACGCTCCTCGCCCGGGCCGGCAACGAGGAGGACGGCCGCCTGGACGCGACCGAGATGCGCGAACAGGTACTGATCTTCCTGCTGGCGGGGCACGAGACCACCGCCACCTCCATGGCCTTCACCCTCCACCTGCTCTCCCGCCACCCGCAGGAGCAGCGGCGGGCGCGGGAGGAGGTCGACCGGGTGCTGGGCGGCCGGGCACCGACCGCCGACGACCTCGGCCGCCTTCCGTACCTGACGAGGGTGCTCAAGGAAGCCATGCGGCTGTATCCGGCGGCCCCGGTGATCAGCCGCAGGTCCGTCGAGGCCGCCCGGATCGGCGGGTTCCGCGTTCCGGCCGGCGCGGATGTGATCGTCTCGCCGTGGGTGACCCAGCGGAACCCGGAGCTGTGGCCGGAGCCGGAACGTTTCGACCCGGAGCGCTTCACGGCCGAGCAGGAGGCGGCCCGGCACCGGTACACCTGGTTCCCCTTCGGCGGCGGCCCGCGAGCCTGCATCGGACAGTACTTCTCGATGCTGGAATCGCTGTCGGCGATCGCCGTACTGCTGCGCGCGTACGAGTTCGAGGCGGTCGACGCCCACGTCCCGGTCGCCGCCGGGATCACGCTTCAGGCGAAGGGACCGGCACGGGTGCGGCTGCGGCAGCGCACGTAA
- a CDS encoding HAD family hydrolase — translation MVRAEQVLIFDADDTLWENNVIFERVIDEFLDWMEHPELGRTGVRSVLDEIEAANATVHGYGSKVFLQSLGECVERVRRRVATAEEMARIAAWARAFEGHEVELIPGVAETLTELAGRHELLMLTKGDVQEQRRKVDASCLAHHFRDVHIVAEKDVRTYEELVRACALAPASTWMIGNSPKSDILPARAAGLNAVFIPNAHTWVLEHDVLDPTDEQVLHLKAFAELLDHF, via the coding sequence GTGGTGCGGGCGGAGCAGGTACTGATCTTCGACGCGGATGACACGTTGTGGGAGAACAACGTCATCTTCGAGCGGGTCATCGATGAGTTCCTGGACTGGATGGAGCACCCCGAGCTGGGACGTACCGGCGTGCGGTCCGTGCTGGACGAGATCGAGGCGGCCAACGCCACGGTGCACGGCTATGGAAGCAAGGTCTTCCTGCAGAGCCTGGGCGAGTGCGTCGAGCGGGTGCGGCGGCGGGTGGCGACCGCGGAGGAAATGGCGCGGATCGCCGCGTGGGCGCGGGCCTTCGAAGGCCATGAGGTGGAGCTGATCCCGGGGGTGGCCGAGACACTCACGGAGCTGGCGGGCCGGCATGAGCTCCTCATGCTCACCAAGGGCGACGTGCAGGAGCAGCGACGCAAGGTGGACGCCTCATGTCTCGCGCACCACTTCCGGGACGTCCACATCGTGGCGGAGAAGGACGTCCGTACGTACGAGGAACTGGTACGAGCCTGCGCACTGGCACCGGCGAGCACGTGGATGATCGGCAACTCCCCGAAGTCGGACATCCTGCCCGCCCGAGCGGCGGGGCTGAACGCGGTGTTCATACCCAACGCCCACACCTGGGTACTGGAGCACGACGTACTCGACCCCACGGACGAGCAGGTGCTGCACCTGAAGGCGTTCGCGGAGCTGCTCGATCACTTCTGA
- a CDS encoding SDR family NAD(P)-dependent oxidoreductase: MRIAGSTVLLTGVTGGIGRVLARRLAAAGAELIVTGRRAEVLRPLADELGARCVVADLADPQQVARLAEECAGTEILVANAALPASGDLLDYTCAQVDRALAVNLHAPVMLARLLAPDMVAAGRGHLAFVGSMSGKAATAASSLYTATKFGLRGFALSLRQDLRKAGVGVSVVQPGFVSEAGMFAATGATPPGGVRTVTPAQVADSVLRAVVRDECEVNIAPMTLRLRCAVASQFPAFAERARRRADTDDVTRQIVEAQRASR, encoded by the coding sequence ATGCGCATCGCTGGATCCACCGTCCTGCTCACCGGTGTGACGGGCGGCATCGGCCGCGTCCTCGCCCGCCGCCTCGCCGCGGCGGGCGCCGAACTGATCGTGACGGGCCGTCGCGCGGAAGTGCTGCGGCCCTTGGCGGACGAACTCGGTGCCCGCTGCGTCGTCGCGGACCTCGCGGATCCGCAGCAGGTGGCCCGGCTCGCCGAGGAGTGCGCAGGTACCGAGATCCTGGTGGCCAACGCGGCCCTCCCGGCCAGCGGCGACCTTCTCGACTACACCTGCGCGCAGGTTGACCGCGCCCTCGCCGTGAACCTGCACGCCCCTGTCATGCTCGCCCGTCTCCTGGCCCCGGACATGGTCGCGGCCGGACGCGGACACCTCGCCTTCGTCGGGTCGATGTCGGGGAAGGCCGCCACTGCGGCCTCGTCCCTCTACACCGCGACCAAGTTCGGGCTGCGCGGCTTCGCTCTCAGCCTCCGGCAGGACCTGCGGAAGGCCGGCGTCGGCGTCTCCGTCGTCCAGCCCGGCTTCGTCAGCGAGGCCGGCATGTTCGCCGCCACCGGCGCCACCCCGCCGGGCGGGGTGCGCACCGTCACCCCGGCGCAGGTGGCCGACTCCGTCCTCCGTGCCGTCGTACGGGACGAGTGCGAGGTCAACATCGCACCGATGACATTGCGGCTGCGGTGCGCCGTCGCCTCGCAGTTCCCCGCTTTCGCCGAGCGGGCGCGGCGGCGCGCCGACACGGACGACGTGACCCGGCAGATCGTCGAGGCCCAGCGCGCCTCGCGCTGA
- a CDS encoding ABC-F family ATP-binding cassette domain-containing protein has translation MSSSSPYFSSSSASASTPSVVCTGLDFTWPDGTPVLEGFQFVVGQGRTGLIGLNGAGKSTLLKLIAGELSPTGGSVKVAGEVGYLPQTVSFDTELRVDAALGVAGTRAAVRAIENGDVSEENFTAVGDDWDIEERTRATLDQLGLHTIDLDRTIGEVSGGESVLLRLAGLLLSRPDVLLLDEPTNNLDRQARGRLYEAVANWPSAMIVVSHDRELLDLVDRIADLRGGEVHWYGGNFTAYERALAVEQEAAERMVRVAEADVQRQKRELADAQVKLARRVRYGNKMSANKREPKIIMNERKRQAQVSAGKHRIMHTEKLKEARDRLDEAVEAVRDDDEIRVDLPHTAVPPGRTVLTLRALRARYGASADIELRGPERVALTGRNGAGKTTLLRTVAGEIEPVAGEARIHVPYRFLPQRLDVLDDSLSVAENVARFAPDATNNRVRARLARFLFKGARADQQAGTLSGGERFRASLAALMLAEPAPQLLLLDEPTNNLDMSSVRQLVTALESYEGALIVVSHDVRFLREIGITRWLALDGKLRDTDPQ, from the coding sequence ATGTCATCTTCCTCCCCCTATTTCTCTTCCTCCTCCGCCTCCGCGTCCACCCCCTCCGTGGTCTGTACGGGCCTGGACTTCACCTGGCCCGACGGGACCCCGGTGCTGGAGGGCTTCCAGTTCGTCGTGGGCCAGGGACGTACCGGCCTCATCGGCCTCAACGGCGCGGGGAAGTCGACCCTGTTGAAACTCATCGCCGGCGAACTGTCCCCGACCGGGGGCAGCGTGAAGGTCGCGGGCGAGGTCGGCTATCTGCCGCAGACCGTCTCCTTCGACACGGAGCTGCGGGTCGACGCCGCGCTCGGTGTCGCCGGGACCCGCGCGGCCGTACGCGCCATCGAGAACGGTGACGTCAGCGAGGAGAATTTCACCGCCGTCGGCGACGACTGGGACATCGAGGAGCGCACCCGCGCCACCCTCGACCAGCTCGGACTGCACACCATCGACCTCGACCGCACCATCGGCGAGGTCTCCGGCGGTGAGTCCGTCCTGCTGCGCCTGGCCGGGCTGCTGCTGAGCCGGCCGGACGTCCTCCTGCTCGACGAGCCGACCAACAACCTCGACCGCCAGGCGCGCGGCAGACTCTACGAGGCCGTCGCCAACTGGCCGAGCGCCATGATCGTGGTCAGTCATGACCGTGAACTGCTCGACCTCGTCGACCGGATCGCCGATCTGCGCGGCGGTGAGGTCCACTGGTACGGCGGCAACTTCACCGCGTACGAACGCGCGCTGGCCGTCGAGCAGGAAGCGGCCGAGCGCATGGTGCGGGTCGCCGAGGCCGATGTGCAGCGGCAGAAACGCGAACTGGCCGACGCTCAGGTCAAGCTGGCGCGCCGGGTCCGCTACGGGAACAAGATGTCCGCGAACAAGCGCGAGCCGAAGATCATCATGAATGAGCGCAAGCGGCAGGCGCAGGTGTCGGCGGGCAAGCACCGCATCATGCACACCGAGAAACTGAAGGAGGCCAGGGACCGCCTCGACGAGGCCGTCGAGGCGGTCCGCGACGACGACGAGATACGCGTCGACCTGCCGCACACCGCCGTCCCGCCGGGCCGCACCGTACTGACGCTGCGCGCACTGCGGGCACGGTACGGCGCGTCCGCCGACATCGAACTGCGCGGGCCCGAGCGGGTCGCGCTGACCGGACGCAACGGGGCGGGCAAGACCACCCTGCTGCGTACGGTCGCGGGCGAGATCGAGCCGGTGGCGGGGGAGGCACGGATCCATGTGCCGTACCGGTTCCTGCCCCAGCGGCTCGACGTCCTGGACGACAGCCTGAGCGTCGCCGAGAACGTGGCCCGCTTCGCCCCCGACGCCACCAACAACCGCGTCCGGGCCCGCCTCGCACGTTTCCTGTTCAAGGGCGCCCGCGCCGACCAGCAGGCCGGCACCCTCTCGGGAGGCGAGCGCTTCCGGGCCTCGCTGGCAGCCCTGATGCTCGCCGAACCCGCGCCGCAACTCCTCCTGCTCGACGAGCCGACCAACAACCTCGACATGTCCTCGGTCCGACAACTGGTCACCGCGCTGGAGTCGTACGAGGGAGCCCTGATCGTGGTCAGCCACGACGTGCGCTTCCTGCGGGAGATCGGCATCACACGCTGGCTGGCCCTGGACGGGAAGCTGCGGGACACCGACCCGCAGTGA